The Saccharomycodes ludwigii strain NBRC 1722 chromosome II, whole genome shotgun sequence genome window below encodes:
- the ARP6 gene encoding Arp6p (similar to Saccharomyces cerevisiae YLR085C | ARP6 | Actin-Related Protein), which translates to MMSPFIIDNGSYQMKFGYSNHNKDRLPFTCYNCIATNKYSTTYIGNQIDSIKDISQVYIKRPIERGQLTLWELESNIWDYCFYNPDEFKGLDLSDNLPSNLDLILSETIFTIPELSKNTDQVVFEEYGFNSLYKSPVAGYVPFNINAIKQGALDGNIGTALSSNSNIGYNDFQLVIDSGFNCTWVIPIVKGVIYYKAVKKLDIGGRFLTGFLKELVSFRHYDVMDETILVNNIKETCIFMSPASYTDSFKRINKTDEQVEYVLPDFQTSFKGYVNKQTDSAIATGHDYQSIILKDELFAVPETFFHPEIANLINKPGIVEVILESISMVPEVIRPLLISNIVLIGGNFKIKNFASRLLTELQRQCPTDWNVRISLPYFSTGGNPQYTGYKSMCVFSETEYYRRTRVTKKEYYEHGADWCTRDRFGYQQQW; encoded by the coding sequence ATGATGAGTCCATTTATCATAGATAATGGTTCGTATCAGATGAAATTTGGTTATAGCAATCACAATAAGGACAGACTGCCTTTCACCTGTTATAACTGTATagcaacaaataaatattccaCAACATATATCGGAAACCAGATTGATTCTATAAAAGATATTTCCCAGGTGTATATCAAAAGACCCATAGAAAGAGGACAGCTAACATTGTGGGAATTGGAAAGTAATATTTGGGATTACTGTTTTTATAATCCAGATGAGTTTAAAGGGTTAGATTTATCAGACAATTTACCATCCAATTTGGACTTAATACTAAGTGAAACAATTTTTACAATACCAGAACTCAGTAAGAACACTGATCAAGTGGTGTTTGAAGAGTACGGGTTTAATTCCCTATATAAATCGCCAGTAGCTGGATACGTGCCTTTCAACATCAATGCGATAAAACAGGGAGCATTAGATGGTAATATTGGTACGGCACTAAGTTCCAACAGTAATATAGGTTATAATGATTTCCAATTAGTTATTGATTCTGGCTTTAATTGTACCTGGGTTATTCCAATAGTAAAAGGAGtgatatattataaagCAGTTAAAAAGCTAGATATCGGTGGCCGATTCTTAACGGGATTTTTAAAGGAATTGGTATCATTTAGGCATTATGACGTAATGGATGAAACTATATtggttaataatatcaaggAAACATGTATATTTATGAGTCCCGCTTCATATACCGatagttttaaaagaatcAACAAAACGGATGAACAGGTTGAATATGTGTTACCGGATTTCCAAACTAGTTTTAAAGGATATGTCAATAAACAAACCGATTCGGCGATAGCAACCGGACACGATTATCAGTCTATAATACTAAAAGATGAATTATTTGCAGTTCCTGAAACTTTTTTCCATCCAGAAATAGCCAACTTGATTAATAAACCCGGGATTGTAGAGGTTATTTTAGAAAGTATCTCGATGGTGCCTGAAGTTATTAGACCATTATTGATCAGTAATATAGTTTTAATTGGTGggaattttaaaataaagaattttgCCTCCAGATTGCTAACAGAGTTACAAAGACAATGCCCGACGGATTGGAATGTTAGAATATCATTACCATATTTCTCAACAGGAGGAAACCCGCAGTACACTGGATATAAAAGTATGTGCGTATTTAGTGAGACGGAATATTATAGGAGAACTAGGGTTACTAAAAAGGAATATTATGAACATGGTGCTGATTGGTGTACCAGGGACAGATTTGGTTATCAACAGCAGTGgtga